The following coding sequences lie in one Arachis stenosperma cultivar V10309 chromosome 5, arast.V10309.gnm1.PFL2, whole genome shotgun sequence genomic window:
- the LOC130980662 gene encoding uncharacterized protein LOC130980662 translates to MKRNLQAQHVPNNQYVEFAAYKLLGEAQDWWQGECRLLQLQNANIPWDVFQTAFYKKYFPESAREEKEMKLMQLKEGSLSVADYTSRFEELYRFSRVCQGASETYESWKCIKYQRSLKDNIMSVVAPLEIRIFSNLVDKARVVKEYAKTVASSRDTHGGNNSRGRGKYFQPRGGCFNCGLPGHIAKDCTCGKNPNVGQSQHQRRVYDVNANDATKANPLMRVEELGLKVSELAFELHVHTLHQTVMTWSGCRQFMPKGENGAVIAEGYYLNSVMVHCSGEEYQGYILLAANTLGDNQKLDQISVVRGFPKVFSEVFPEDIPEFPPQREIDFAIELVSEAGLVSIVPYRMAPIELAELKTQLEEWCTKL, encoded by the exons ATGAAGCGTAATTTACAAGCACAGCATGTTCCGAACAACCAGTATGTAGAGTTTGCTGCGTATAAGCTTTTGGGAGAGGCTCAGGATTGGTGGCAAGGAGAATGCCGCTTGCTACAGCTTCAGAATGCCAATATCCCTTGGGATGTATTCCAAACGGctttctataagaagtactttcctgAATCTGCaagggaagaaaaagaaatgaaacTAATGCAGCTGAAGGAAGGTTCCTTGTCTGTGGCGGACTATACTAGCCGATTTGAGGAGCTCTATAGGTTCTCTAGGGTGTGTCAGGGTGCCTCGGAGACCTATGAGAGTTGGAAATGCATTAAGTATCAAAGGAGCTTGAAGGATAACATCATGTCTGTTGTGGCTCCTTTGGAGATTCGGATCTTCTCCAATCTTGTGGACAAGGCGAGAGTTGTTAAAGAATATGCAAAGACAGTAGCCTCGTCAAGGGACACTCATGGAGGAAACAATAGTCGTGGACGTGGCAAGTACTTTCAGCCGAGGG GTGGTTGCTTCAACTGTGGTTTGCCTGGTCATATTGCGAAGGATTGCACTTGTGGGAAGAACCCGAATGTAGGTCAGAGTCAACACCAAAGGCGAGTATATGATGTGAATGCCAATGATGCTACTAAGGCGAATCCTCTAATGAGAG TTGAAGAGCTAGGCTTGAAAGTGTCGGAATTAGCATTTGAATTGCATGTACATACTCTGCATCAGACGGTTATGACTTGGTCAGGTTGTAGGCAA TTTATGCCGAAAGGAGAAAATGGAGCAGTGATAGCTGAGGGTTATTACCTGAACTCTGTAATGGTGCACTGTAGTGGGGAAGAGTATCAGGGTTATATACTGTTGGCTGCGAATACGTTAGGTGATAATCAGAAGTTAGATCAAATCTCGGTAGTTAGAGGATTTCCAAAAGTATTTTCGGAAGTGTTTCCGGAAGATATTCCTGAGTTCCCACCCCAAAGGGAGATTGATTTTGCGATTGAATTGGTGTCGGAAGCCGGACTAGTGTCGATTGTGCCGTATAGGATGGCTCCGATAGAGCTGGCAGAATTAAAGACTCAGTTGGaagagtggtgcacgaaattgtga